CAAAGGCCGTAGAGGCAACGGGTGCCAAAGTCTCTGACTTTAACAAGGGCAACATCAAGGCACGTAGCCGCATGATTGCCCAGTATGCATTGGCTGGTTCATATAGCGGAGCTGTCATTGGAACCGATCATGCAGCAGAAAATGTCACGGCCTTTTTCACCAAGTTTGGGGATGGCGGAGCAGATATTGTGCCCCTCTATCGTCTCAATAAACGCCAAGGCAAGCAACTTTTGATTGCCTTGGGAGCCGATCCAGCTCTTTATGAGAAGGTTCCTACGGCTGATCTGGAAGAGGAAAAACCCGGGATTGCTGATGAAGTCGCATTGGGTGTGACCTACAATGAAATTGACGACTATCTAGAAGGCAAGTCCGTTTCGGCTCAAGCCCAAGCGACTATTGAATCCTGGTGGCACAAAGGTCAGCACAAACGCCATTTGCCGATTACAAT
This genomic window from Streptococcus cristatus AS 1.3089 contains:
- the nadE gene encoding ammonia-dependent NAD(+) synthetase, with translation MSLQEEIIRQLGVKPVIDPEEEIRKTVDFLKAYLRKHPFLKSYVLGISGGQDSTLAGRLAQLAIEEMRADTGDDSYRFIAVRLPYGVQADEDDAQKALAFIQPDVSLTVNIKESADAMTKAVEATGAKVSDFNKGNIKARSRMIAQYALAGSYSGAVIGTDHAAENVTAFFTKFGDGGADIVPLYRLNKRQGKQLLIALGADPALYEKVPTADLEEEKPGIADEVALGVTYNEIDDYLEGKSVSAQAQATIESWWHKGQHKRHLPITIFDEFWK